The following nucleotide sequence is from Bremerella alba.
ACTTTGGCAGTCAGGCCGTCGTTTGCAAAGCAATTTCCGAGGCATTTCCGGATGACCCGATGATTGCAGAAGAGGACTCGGCGGCGCTGCGTCTGCCCGATCAGGTTTCGGTGCTCAACCGGGTGGTGAAAGAAGTCGCCACGCTTGTTCCCGACGCCACCCAAGAACAAGTTCTCTCGTGGATCGATCAAGGCATCTCGCGAGATCCGGCTCCGCGGACTTGGACCTTAGACCCTATCGATGGCACCAAAGGTTTTCTGCGTAACGAACAATACGCGATCGCTTTAGCACTGCTGGTCGATGGCCAGGTGAAGGTCGCGGCACTTGCCTGTCCCAATCTCGGCACGATTGAAAGTGACGAAATCGGCTACCTCTTTACAGCCGTTCGGGGTGAAGGCGCCTACGTTTCTCCGCTGTCCGACCCCATCGATCGTACCCGAATCACGACATCCGGATGCATCATCGGGCGTGACGCACGTTTCTGCGAATCGGTCGAGTCGGGGCACAGCGATCACAGCTGGTCGTCGGAGATCGCCCACGAACTGGGGATCACGCGTGATTCGGTTCGACTCGATAGTCAGGCTAAATATGCCGTCGTTGCCCGCGGCGAGGCCGAGATCTACTTACGGCTTCCGACCAAGCCTGGCTATGTCGAAAAGATCTGGGACCATGCGGCAGGCTCGCTCGTGATCGAAGAAGCAGGCGGGACGGTCACCGACATCCACGGCCATCCGCTCGACTTTTCGCGGGGTGCATTGCTTTCCGAAAACCAGGGCATCATCGCCACCAACGGCGCGCTGCATTCGGCGGTTACCTCTGCTGTGAAGAAGGTCGAAACCTAGGCGATTATTCGTCAAAACGACTTGCTAAATCAGCCGTACCGTGCTGGGTACGGCGGGAAGCTCGACCAAGATCTGATCGTCATCGGTACGGACCACGTACGTCTTCACATTGAAACGCTCGGCATCCGCATCAAGATACTTGCCGTCCGAGAGTCGAAATCGCCAAAGATGCACCGGGCACGACACAACCCCATCGCATATGCCCCCTTTGGCAAGATTGGCCCCTGCATGAGGGCACATCGCGTCGATGGCGAAGAGACCTTCGTCCGTTTTGAACAAGCCAATCCACTGGTCGTCGACAACGACCAACCTTCCTCCTTGCTGGGGAAGGTCAGGCATCGTCGCGAGTGGGACGAAATGAGACACGACGAAATAGTCGTCCTAAGCAGAGACTAGCGACTTGAGACGTTCGTGTGCTTCAAGAAGCAACTGCTCGGTCTCGTCCCAGCCGATGCAGGCATCGGTGATCGAGACACCAAACTCAAGCTTGCTGGGGTCTTCGGTCAGCTTTTGGTTGCCCGCCATGAGATTGCTTTCCAGCATCAAACCGGCAATCGCACGACTTCCTTCCATCCGCTGATCGAGGACATCGCGAAAGACGCCGGCCTGCCGGGTATGATCCTTGAGCGAATTTCCGTGACTGCAGTCGACCAACAATCTGGCCGGCAAGTCTCTCTTGTTCAGCGCGGCAATGGCTTCTTCCACTGACTCGCGCGAATAGTTCGGGCCGGAACGGCCACCACGCAGAATCAAATGCCCCCAAGGATTCCCCTTCGAGTGAACCACGCAAGTCGCACCTTCTGGATCAATTCCCAGAAAACTGTGAGGGGCGTTCGACGAGGTCATGGCGTCGAGAGCAATCTGCAAGTCGCCGTCGGTTCCGTTCTTGAACCCGATCGGCATCGACAATCCGCTGGCCATCTGACGATGCGTGGGCGATTCGGTCGTTCGCGCACCAATCGAAGCCAACGAAATCAGGTCGGCGATATACTGCGGCGAGATCGGCTCAAGCGCTTCGCTGGCAGACGGAATTCCGATCTCCGCGAGCGTCAACAGCAGTCTGCGAGCCATTCGATACCCTTCGACCATGTCGAAGGTATCGTTCAGGTGAGGGTCGTTGATCAACCCTTTCCAGCCAACCGTCGTGCGAGGCTTCTCGAAGTAAACCCGCATGACAACGAGCATGGTATCGGAAACCTGATCGGAAAGCTTCTTTAGTCGCTTTCCATATTCAATGGCCATGTCGACATTGTGAATCGAGCAAGGGCCCACAACGGCAATCAGGCGATCCTCGTCCCCAGCCAATATCTTCTGGATATGCTGACGCGAATCGAAAACAAATTCCTGGGCAGCCTCCGAGCTAGGAAATTCTCGCTTGATCTCACTCGGTGGAGCCAGCTTTTCAATTCGGTGAACGTTGATGTTGTCGGTCTGGTGCATGATCCTGCCTACAAGGGCCGCCTAATCGAACGAGGGAAACCTCTATCATGTATCAACACCTACGATTCTCCTAGGCGGCTAGTAGCCAGGGGGGATAAAATCGGAGGTGGAAGGAGGGATTTTGCCGATTTAAGCGGGAATATTATTCATTTCCCGGGGGCCTCATTCTGGTTGTCATCCTCAGCAGAAGCCTGAAGTTCGCTCAATAGCTGGTTCGAATGTCGTTCCAAAACGCCTCGCGAATTGTCTTCCAGTTTGGCGTAAACACCGATTTCGGTCAGTTGATGGCTCTCGGGATCGAAGTGAATTCCATTTTTGCGATTGAACGCACCCAGCGCAATGATCATCTCTTCCCCGCCGGGAAGTTCATTTTTGCTGTAGAAGTGAAAGGCATCGTTGAGGGTAATTCCGATGTTAGCCAAAGGCTTATCGGACTTGTTTTTCACGATCAACGCCATTTCTGAGTCGACTTCCGCGATACGAATGACCAGCGGAAGCACGTTATCCGACTTTTTAGGGAGAGAAATCCACAGAAAAATCAGCATCGAGATAGGCAGCAAGATCACCACGGCCAGAAAGCACGTGAGTCCGAATCTCGAAAGCCGAAGCGTATTGGGATCTTGAGCGATTTCGTTCATCAATTAATCTGTCCTCAGGCAAGCACTGCCTTGTTACTTACTATTTTTCGCTTCCAACCCACAAGCCGGCTACCCGCCTCATGCCGCAAACTTCCCATTTTGATAACGGCCGTCCCCTCCTGGAAGGGCGCAAGGCACGACTGACGATCAATACGGCCTGGCTTATCAAATTACGCTGGGTGGCGGCATTCGGTCAGTGGATCACGATCGCAACGGCCATGTTTCTGCTGGGCATCGAGATTCGCTGGCAACCTCTGGCCACCATTATCTTCTTAACCGCCAGCAGCAACTTGCTGCTCACCTATTTATTCGAATCTCTACGATCTCGTGACCTGAAAAGCCTAACCTCCTGGGAATCCCTTTTGTTTGCCGTCATGCTGATGGACTTGGGTTTTCTTACTGCGATGCTTTATTTTACCGGAGGCATCACCAACCCGTTTGCTGTGTTTTACTTGGTGAACTTGGCCCTGGCCGCAATCGTGCTGACCCCCAGGAACATAGGCATTCTCGCCTTGGTGACGGTGGGGTGTATCGGCTTGCTACTGTTGGCCAGTTTTCCGCTGAAGATTCTGGGAAACTGGCAAATCGACATTTTGGCTACAAGCACGATCCCGGTCCATGTCCTATTGGCTGGAACTTCGGTCGCCCTGGTCACATGTGCCATGGTCGTGGTGTACTTTACCACACGCTTAAACGTCGAGCTGCAGCGAAAAGAAGCCAGCCTACGACTGAACGAAATGAAGCAGGCACGTAGCGAGAAGCTAGAAGCTTTGGGCACTT
It contains:
- a CDS encoding Rieske (2Fe-2S) protein, encoding MSHFVPLATMPDLPQQGGRLVVVDDQWIGLFKTDEGLFAIDAMCPHAGANLAKGGICDGVVSCPVHLWRFRLSDGKYLDADAERFNVKTYVVRTDDDQILVELPAVPSTVRLI
- a CDS encoding ATP-binding protein, which gives rise to MPQTSHFDNGRPLLEGRKARLTINTAWLIKLRWVAAFGQWITIATAMFLLGIEIRWQPLATIIFLTASSNLLLTYLFESLRSRDLKSLTSWESLLFAVMLMDLGFLTAMLYFTGGITNPFAVFYLVNLALAAIVLTPRNIGILALVTVGCIGLLLLASFPLKILGNWQIDILATSTIPVHVLLAGTSVALVTCAMVVVYFTTRLNVELQRKEASLRLNEMKQARSEKLEALGTLAAGAAHELSTPLATIAVVAKEVQRELAQVEVTAEIKEDISLIRSELDRCRAILDQMSTDAGQATGEPIVRITAGKLLEEVTERIDVQHRRRINVDRNIPEVEINAPLHLLSQAIRGLVKNAIDATPATESIQLHLGATQESLIVSIRDRGMGMPPHILARIGEPFFTTKEPGSGTGLGVFLAKNVVEKLDGDVTIDSVPDQGTTVIVRIPRIATINNEKTLPNPRSD
- a CDS encoding 3-deoxy-7-phosphoheptulonate synthase; the protein is MHQTDNINVHRIEKLAPPSEIKREFPSSEAAQEFVFDSRQHIQKILAGDEDRLIAVVGPCSIHNVDMAIEYGKRLKKLSDQVSDTMLVVMRVYFEKPRTTVGWKGLINDPHLNDTFDMVEGYRMARRLLLTLAEIGIPSASEALEPISPQYIADLISLASIGARTTESPTHRQMASGLSMPIGFKNGTDGDLQIALDAMTSSNAPHSFLGIDPEGATCVVHSKGNPWGHLILRGGRSGPNYSRESVEEAIAALNKRDLPARLLVDCSHGNSLKDHTRQAGVFRDVLDQRMEGSRAIAGLMLESNLMAGNQKLTEDPSKLEFGVSITDACIGWDETEQLLLEAHERLKSLVSA
- a CDS encoding 3'(2'),5'-bisphosphate nucleotidase, which codes for MADSQYTQELRVAVHAVVEASKICRHIQSTEDFAELSKNDRSPVTVADFGSQAVVCKAISEAFPDDPMIAEEDSAALRLPDQVSVLNRVVKEVATLVPDATQEQVLSWIDQGISRDPAPRTWTLDPIDGTKGFLRNEQYAIALALLVDGQVKVAALACPNLGTIESDEIGYLFTAVRGEGAYVSPLSDPIDRTRITTSGCIIGRDARFCESVESGHSDHSWSSEIAHELGITRDSVRLDSQAKYAVVARGEAEIYLRLPTKPGYVEKIWDHAAGSLVIEEAGGTVTDIHGHPLDFSRGALLSENQGIIATNGALHSAVTSAVKKVET